In Candidatus Nitrosotalea sinensis, one DNA window encodes the following:
- a CDS encoding nucleotidyltransferase family protein — MQALLLSGGFGKRLKPLTDYLPKPMIPICNYPIIEWQIRYFKKFGINDIIVCVGYRSDQVIKYLDGKNFGVTITYSVENRPLGTAGAIKKAAKHIDSDSFFVANGDVLTNLDLGKLKTHDNSIAVIPLRTSFGIVHLDNSKVERFEEKPEMSNYWMNAGIYNLNKDVLKHVPSVGNLESTTFPILAKKEKLNAIQYGNVFWKSIDSYKDMEECESLIKSTQYEKFIASK; from the coding sequence GTGCAAGCATTACTTCTTTCTGGAGGGTTTGGCAAACGACTCAAACCACTCACTGATTATCTTCCAAAACCAATGATTCCTATCTGTAATTATCCTATAATAGAGTGGCAGATACGATACTTCAAAAAATTTGGGATAAACGATATCATAGTATGTGTGGGTTATCGATCAGATCAAGTGATCAAATATCTTGATGGGAAAAATTTTGGTGTCACCATTACATATTCTGTAGAAAACAGGCCGCTAGGCACTGCCGGTGCTATAAAAAAGGCCGCCAAACACATTGACTCTGATAGCTTTTTTGTAGCAAATGGAGATGTTCTGACAAATCTTGATCTTGGCAAATTAAAAACACATGACAACTCCATCGCAGTAATACCTCTTAGAACATCGTTTGGAATAGTTCATCTTGATAATTCAAAAGTCGAAAGATTTGAAGAAAAACCTGAGATGTCTAACTATTGGATGAATGCTGGAATATATAATTTGAATAAAGATGTACTCAAACATGTACCTTCTGTAGGAAATCTTGAAAGTACGACATTTCCGATTCTTGCCAAAAAAGAGAAATTGAACGCAATACAATATGGTAATGTGTTTTGGAAATCAATTGATTCTTACAAAGATATGGAAGAGTGTGAATCTCTCATAAAATCTACACAATATGAAAAATTTATTGCTTCAAAGTGA
- a CDS encoding 5-(carboxyamino)imidazole ribonucleotide synthase, with product MTKSLGIIGGGQLGMMLTEAAKTMPEYISDVTVLDPTENCPASRSGAKQIVADFKDKNAIVELALQSDVITYEIESGDSEVLESLHGEVAINPSPSTLRVIQDKYLQKKFLRQNNIPVADFDVIESLDDLRKKTVIFQYPVLLKARRDAYDGRGNFKINDSSQIEEAYNKFAGRQTMIEKFVDFKMEVSVIAARNIHGEIATYPLVENIHRENILEFTIAPARVDNKIASEADRIAKKTMDVLHGAGVFGIEMFVTKDEKVLINEIAPRVHNSGHHTLQSSETSQFEQHLRAILGLPLGSTKLKHATVMCNILGPKDFFGRYKPITLEQTNGVYLKMYNKDEAKPQRKLGHFNVVDEQDKGIDFVFEKAIEIKKSVKFLT from the coding sequence TTGACAAAGAGTCTAGGAATAATTGGTGGGGGTCAACTTGGAATGATGCTTACAGAAGCAGCAAAAACTATGCCAGAGTACATATCAGATGTAACGGTTCTTGATCCAACTGAGAATTGTCCTGCCTCAAGATCAGGAGCAAAACAAATTGTAGCAGATTTTAAAGACAAAAATGCTATAGTTGAACTAGCACTTCAGTCAGATGTCATAACTTATGAAATAGAATCAGGAGATAGTGAGGTGTTAGAATCATTGCATGGAGAAGTTGCAATAAATCCATCTCCCAGCACACTAAGAGTAATACAAGACAAATATCTGCAAAAAAAATTCTTGAGACAAAATAACATACCAGTGGCAGACTTTGATGTCATAGAATCGCTTGATGATCTGAGGAAAAAAACCGTAATTTTCCAATATCCAGTATTACTAAAAGCAAGACGTGACGCCTATGATGGCAGAGGGAATTTCAAGATAAATGATTCATCCCAGATAGAAGAAGCATACAACAAGTTTGCTGGGAGACAAACAATGATTGAGAAATTTGTAGATTTTAAAATGGAAGTATCAGTGATTGCTGCACGAAATATCCATGGTGAAATTGCAACGTATCCTCTAGTTGAGAACATCCATAGAGAAAACATATTAGAATTCACAATCGCACCTGCACGTGTAGACAACAAAATTGCATCAGAGGCAGACAGGATTGCAAAAAAAACCATGGATGTATTACACGGTGCAGGAGTGTTTGGAATAGAAATGTTTGTGACAAAAGATGAAAAAGTATTGATAAATGAAATTGCTCCAAGAGTACACAATTCAGGACACCACACATTACAATCAAGTGAAACATCGCAGTTTGAACAGCATCTAAGAGCAATACTTGGATTGCCTCTGGGAAGTACAAAGCTAAAACATGCCACAGTGATGTGCAACATACTGGGACCAAAGGATTTCTTTGGAAGATACAAACCAATTACACTTGAACAAACAAACGGAGTTTACCTCAAGATGTACAACAAAGATGAAGCCAAGCCACAGAGAAAACTAGGACATTTCAATGTAGTTGATGAGCAAGACAAAGGAATTGATTTTGTTTTTGAAAAAGCTATAGAAATTAAAAAATCAGTAAAATTCTTAACTTGA
- a CDS encoding transcriptional regulator — MSGLDTLIAKSLELVVRDNLGQITFERIEKRLFEKYVISFSQAVEDFEKLDTVLREFFGGDADGVEKNLLDKIVAMREQKNHVKQWMTLEDARLMRMMLKSLGDEDKKNIINTVMGESKTISDILEISNIPQTSGYRKINSLIRDGVLLPHDHVNTSDGKKVTKYKAIFENVRISVEKNKIVMKILPTRESIDKSRIMQIMCS, encoded by the coding sequence ATGTCAGGCCTAGATACACTCATTGCAAAGTCTTTAGAATTGGTAGTTAGGGATAATTTGGGTCAGATCACATTTGAACGAATAGAAAAGAGACTGTTTGAAAAATATGTCATATCTTTCTCTCAGGCAGTTGAGGATTTTGAAAAACTAGATACTGTTCTTAGAGAGTTTTTTGGAGGTGATGCTGATGGAGTAGAAAAGAATCTTTTGGACAAGATTGTTGCAATGAGGGAACAAAAAAATCATGTAAAACAGTGGATGACCTTGGAAGACGCTAGATTGATGAGAATGATGCTAAAATCATTGGGAGATGAAGATAAAAAAAATATCATTAATACAGTTATGGGTGAATCAAAAACAATTTCAGATATCTTAGAAATAAGCAATATCCCGCAAACTTCGGGTTATAGAAAAATAAACTCACTAATTCGAGATGGGGTGTTGCTCCCACATGACCATGTGAACACCTCTGATGGAAAGAAGGTTACAAAGTATAAGGCGATATTTGAAAATGTTAGAATTTCGGTAGAAAAGAACAAAATCGTCATGAAAATATTGCCCACAAGAGAATCAATTGATAAGAGCAGAATTATGCAAATCATGTGTTCATAG
- a CDS encoding TrmB family transcriptional regulator has translation MTIDASKILPTSMQSDISLSSHEVLFDKIRNELSKFGLTPNQSKVFLYLEKYGSSTATQVSKALKIPRTETYHLLTNLQNKGIISAAFQHPIRFTSLPMDKAITTLINAEKERVKNLETQEKKLIDMWNALPRFKTNNEEVKDGKFQMLQGTNQMTGKIKEMLSGSKETIQVLASEKDFMKFYHAGYLEIIENSKSEVQIISSSSEKTSYIFEGNLMSKVKKTPMKIKEDLCFIIIDEKESILFMKNTNEVSQNVLAMWTDSSSMVYTLKLLFTYVWSNSKHFKNE, from the coding sequence ATGACAATAGATGCATCAAAGATACTACCTACAAGCATGCAATCTGATATATCACTATCTAGTCATGAAGTTCTATTTGATAAGATTAGAAACGAACTATCAAAATTCGGATTAACGCCTAATCAGTCCAAAGTATTTTTGTACTTGGAAAAATACGGCTCCAGTACAGCTACTCAGGTAAGCAAGGCATTAAAGATTCCAAGAACAGAAACATATCATTTACTAACCAATTTGCAGAACAAGGGAATCATATCTGCTGCTTTTCAACATCCAATAAGATTCACGTCTCTTCCCATGGACAAGGCAATAACCACCCTGATAAATGCAGAAAAAGAGAGGGTCAAGAATCTAGAAACGCAGGAAAAAAAATTAATCGACATGTGGAATGCATTACCAAGATTCAAGACAAACAATGAAGAAGTCAAGGACGGAAAGTTTCAGATGTTACAAGGCACAAACCAAATGACTGGAAAAATAAAAGAAATGCTTTCAGGATCAAAAGAAACTATCCAGGTATTAGCATCAGAAAAAGATTTCATGAAGTTTTATCATGCTGGATATCTTGAAATCATAGAAAATTCCAAATCGGAGGTACAAATTATTTCATCATCATCTGAAAAGACATCATATATTTTTGAAGGCAACCTTATGAGTAAGGTCAAAAAAACACCTATGAAGATTAAAGAAGATTTGTGCTTCATCATAATAGATGAGAAAGAATCCATATTGTTTATGAAAAATACAAATGAGGTATCACAGAATGTTTTGGCCATGTGGACTGATTCGTCTTCAATGGTGTATACATTAAAGTTGTTATTCACATACGTATGGTCAAATTCAAAACATTTCAAAAATGAATAA
- a CDS encoding A24 family peptidase C-terminal domain-containing protein, with the protein MFDGLSVVNIVRMIAAFTMLGLASFLDLKKREINDMLWIAFSGVSILLVVFSPDILFSLKVVGMSLIIAPVALLLWRLGMFGGADALCLVVLASLAPMFTITTAQLTPFTILTNAAILSVASLFVNLSRNIISITRKENIFKDIDETRMKKILAIFIGYKAKNPKHSFSLETVIDGKKHLDFSLKHVEHMSFCNEKETWVTPGMPYILYIAAGFIIQVFYGDIIFNLLKLF; encoded by the coding sequence ATGTTTGACGGTCTCTCTGTTGTAAATATAGTCCGAATGATTGCAGCCTTTACCATGCTTGGATTGGCGTCTTTTCTTGATCTGAAAAAACGTGAAATTAATGACATGTTATGGATTGCTTTTTCAGGAGTGTCTATTCTTCTGGTGGTATTTAGCCCCGATATTTTGTTTTCTCTCAAAGTTGTAGGGATGTCTCTGATCATTGCTCCTGTTGCTCTTTTGTTGTGGAGACTTGGAATGTTTGGGGGTGCGGATGCTCTTTGTCTTGTCGTACTTGCAAGTCTAGCTCCGATGTTTACTATCACAACAGCTCAGCTCACTCCGTTTACTATCCTTACAAATGCTGCCATATTGTCAGTTGCCTCACTTTTTGTAAATTTGTCTAGAAATATTATTTCTATTACAAGAAAAGAAAACATCTTCAAAGACATTGATGAAACTAGGATGAAAAAAATACTTGCCATTTTTATTGGATATAAAGCAAAAAATCCAAAACATAGTTTCTCATTAGAGACTGTGATTGATGGGAAAAAACACCTTGATTTTTCCTTGAAACATGTTGAACATATGTCATTTTGTAATGAAAAAGAGACATGGGTTACTCCTGGAATGCCGTATATACTTTACATCGCTGCTGGATTTATAATCCAAGTTTTTTATGGAGATATAATTTTTAATTTGTTGAAATTGTTTTGA
- a CDS encoding type II secretion system F family protein: protein MLSLKKLDQADYEKKQNKKIERELPYFITIMSLLASSGFGPYTILQKIKDINLLPVIQTETIKILKKIDMLGVDPLTALSQAKDKPSSRALGEFLNGYVSAIQSGGNVVNYLKSKMSSSYDRLENLEKQSVEKLSGVVHGWLTMQIVILAVFILVAAIGSNPLTSSGDQTQSDPPYLLLIFSPIISIAFMKIVQKMNTSNIPEIELKKLLKFCLPPFIVVIVLIASNVLSNFHANAYILGIALVIASLWPALKFQKIYTINIHAESATPQILRDITEARKAGMGPEKCIIHACKRKDFKSFNIVANTIANKLEWGIPMSNIFETLQKEMKNFQVLVSFRILFEIISSGGGNVNTLDSLADASEKIHNIAKNKRDMLQPYVIVGFMLIVITGFTTLLTIDSFAEINQGKDVVHTNNAQQNTAPNSLLEVVSIAVVAQAWLAGLFIGKITKGAYSGGFMFSLLLTVITMASIGMIQLHVINIGSILKPASST from the coding sequence ATGCTCTCGCTGAAAAAACTTGATCAGGCTGATTATGAAAAAAAACAGAACAAAAAGATAGAACGCGAACTTCCATACTTTATTACAATAATGTCACTTCTTGCATCAAGCGGGTTTGGACCATATACCATTTTACAAAAAATCAAAGACATTAATCTTCTTCCTGTCATTCAAACAGAAACAATCAAAATTTTAAAAAAAATCGATATGCTTGGAGTGGATCCACTAACGGCACTAAGCCAGGCAAAAGACAAGCCATCTTCTAGAGCATTAGGCGAATTCCTAAATGGATATGTGTCTGCTATTCAAAGTGGAGGTAATGTAGTCAATTATCTCAAGAGCAAAATGTCAAGCTCATATGATAGACTAGAAAATCTTGAAAAACAATCTGTTGAAAAGCTTAGTGGTGTAGTCCATGGTTGGTTAACTATGCAGATAGTCATATTGGCAGTATTCATTTTAGTAGCTGCTATAGGCTCAAACCCGCTTACTAGTTCAGGTGACCAGACACAATCTGATCCTCCCTATTTGTTGTTAATCTTCTCTCCAATAATATCAATTGCATTCATGAAGATTGTACAAAAGATGAATACCTCAAATATTCCAGAAATCGAATTAAAAAAATTATTAAAGTTTTGTCTGCCGCCTTTTATTGTTGTAATAGTATTGATTGCAAGTAATGTTCTTTCAAACTTTCATGCAAATGCATACATTCTAGGTATCGCACTTGTAATTGCTTCATTATGGCCTGCATTAAAATTCCAAAAGATCTACACTATAAACATTCATGCAGAATCTGCAACTCCACAAATTTTACGAGACATTACAGAGGCACGAAAAGCCGGAATGGGTCCTGAGAAATGCATCATACATGCATGCAAAAGAAAGGACTTCAAATCATTTAACATTGTGGCAAACACAATAGCAAACAAACTGGAATGGGGAATTCCAATGTCTAATATCTTTGAGACATTACAAAAAGAGATGAAAAATTTCCAAGTTCTTGTTAGTTTCAGAATTTTATTTGAAATAATTTCCTCAGGTGGGGGAAATGTAAATACACTTGATTCACTAGCTGATGCAAGTGAAAAAATTCACAACATTGCAAAAAACAAGCGTGACATGTTACAACCATATGTTATCGTTGGATTCATGCTAATAGTAATTACGGGATTCACAACATTGCTTACAATAGATTCTTTTGCAGAGATAAACCAGGGAAAAGATGTTGTTCACACAAATAACGCACAACAAAATACTGCACCTAATTCACTGCTTGAGGTAGTCTCTATTGCAGTTGTAGCACAAGCATGGCTTGCAGGTCTTTTTATTGGCAAGATAACAAAAGGTGCGTATTCTGGTGGCTTTATGTTCTCATTGTTACTCACTGTAATCACAATGGCCTCAATTGGGATGATTCAGCTTCATGTTATCAACATAGGTTCAATCCTCAAACCTGCATCATCCACATGA
- a CDS encoding type II/IV secretion system ATPase subunit — protein MKDKSKTKEIEGFLASNLVDEGQNQIPQGFELVKKYPLDPPFSYANILYNVEKSSYLYFIDELKLNYEEKAIFEKLYRLIEESLESPSKTKSDQNFEDYLNVILKENEKLFLNHSSTSMEKVKYYLKRDVLGFGLIDPLMHDVSIEDISCSGTEKPIFVWHRNYDSIPTNIRYPSNENLNSFVSRIVFRAGKHISSAFPISDLALQGNHRISVLYQKEVTPKGTSFTIRKFKEDPYTVIDLIKFGTINMSIAAYLWMLVESKMSFIIIGSTGSGKTTVLNAITGLVHPDYKIFSVEDVAEININHENWFTLVSRSGFGLSGEGEIGMYDLIKAGVRHRPDYIIVGEIRGSEAYVMFQAMATGHGGLCTMHADGLESATKRLQQKPMDIPPAYISLMNCAVVIKRVKESSTGQSSRRAIAVSEIISASSSHAAFSWNPKTDNFDDDLKDSVLFKRIADATGRDLNELLVEHQKRIKILKWMLENDIRNYKKVAEVVGKYYRDPESLMQKMEMGGI, from the coding sequence ATGAAAGATAAATCAAAAACAAAAGAAATTGAAGGTTTTCTTGCAAGTAACCTTGTTGATGAGGGACAAAATCAAATCCCGCAAGGATTTGAGCTTGTAAAAAAATATCCACTGGATCCACCATTTAGCTATGCAAATATCTTGTATAATGTAGAGAAATCATCATATCTTTATTTCATCGATGAACTAAAACTTAACTATGAAGAAAAGGCAATCTTTGAAAAGTTGTACCGATTAATTGAAGAAAGTCTTGAATCTCCATCAAAAACAAAAAGTGACCAAAATTTTGAAGACTATCTTAATGTAATTTTGAAAGAAAATGAAAAACTATTCTTAAACCATTCCAGTACAAGCATGGAAAAAGTCAAGTATTATCTAAAGCGTGATGTGCTTGGATTTGGACTAATTGATCCGCTAATGCATGATGTTAGCATAGAAGATATTAGTTGCAGTGGAACTGAAAAACCCATATTTGTATGGCATCGAAACTATGACAGCATTCCTACTAACATCAGATACCCCTCAAATGAAAACCTAAATTCTTTTGTATCAAGAATTGTATTTCGAGCAGGAAAACACATCAGCTCTGCTTTTCCAATCTCTGACTTGGCACTGCAAGGAAACCATAGAATTTCAGTTCTTTATCAAAAAGAAGTAACACCAAAAGGAACAAGTTTTACAATAAGAAAGTTCAAAGAAGACCCGTACACTGTAATTGATTTAATAAAATTTGGCACAATAAACATGTCAATTGCAGCATATCTTTGGATGCTTGTTGAATCCAAAATGTCATTTATCATAATTGGTTCAACAGGTAGCGGTAAGACTACAGTACTTAATGCAATCACTGGTCTTGTTCATCCTGATTACAAAATTTTCTCAGTTGAAGATGTTGCTGAAATCAACATAAATCATGAAAACTGGTTTACGCTGGTCTCAAGAAGCGGCTTTGGTCTTAGCGGTGAAGGTGAAATAGGCATGTATGATCTCATAAAAGCCGGTGTAAGACACAGACCTGACTATATCATTGTAGGAGAAATTAGAGGCTCTGAGGCTTATGTCATGTTCCAGGCCATGGCAACAGGTCACGGTGGTTTGTGTACTATGCATGCAGATGGACTAGAGTCTGCTACAAAAAGATTACAACAAAAACCAATGGATATTCCTCCTGCATACATTTCATTAATGAACTGTGCAGTTGTAATCAAACGAGTCAAGGAAAGCTCTACCGGACAAAGTAGTAGACGTGCAATTGCCGTATCTGAGATAATTTCTGCAAGCTCATCACACGCAGCATTTTCTTGGAATCCTAAGACTGATAATTTTGATGATGATCTAAAAGATAGTGTTTTATTCAAAAGAATAGCTGATGCAACAGGGCGTGATCTAAACGAATTACTTGTAGAACACCAAAAGCGAATTAAAATTCTAAAATGGATGCTTGAAAACGATATTCGAAACTACAAAAAAGTAGCCGAAGTTGTAGGTAAATATTATAGAGACCCTGAATCGCTAATGCAAAAAATGGAGATGGGAGGTATATGA